The following DNA comes from Streptomyces sp. NBC_00690.
CGCAGCGGCGTCGCCCGGTCAGAGCGAAAACGGGGCGAAGGGCACGACGGCCGTGGTAGGCGACCGAGGGGCCGACCGGCCCTCGCGATCGCGGGAAAAGCCTCCGGCCGGGCACCCAAGGTGTCCCGGCCGGTTTCCAAGTACTAGATTTCGCCGCGCAGTTTGGCGAGCGCCTCGGCGAGAATCGCTTCCCCGTCTGCGTCACTGCGCCGCTCCCGTACATAGGCGAGATGCGTCTTGTACGGTTCCGTGCGCGGCGGGTCCGGGGGACTGTCCCGGTCCTGACCGGCCGGGAATCCACAGCGCGGGCAGTCCCAGGTGTCAGGGACCTGCGCGTCACTGGCGAAGCTCGGCTGCGTCTCGTGCCCGTTGGAGCACCAGAAGGAGATGCGCAAGCGGGGCGCGGACTCGCCGCGCTCGGCCTCGCCCATCGGCCCCGCTCCGACCCGGCTTCCCCGGATCGCGTTGCCACTTGCCACGGTCGTAACTCCCTGCGTGATGGTGCTGTACAGC
Coding sequences within:
- a CDS encoding RNA polymerase-binding protein RbpA, which produces MASGNAIRGSRVGAGPMGEAERGESAPRLRISFWCSNGHETQPSFASDAQVPDTWDCPRCGFPAGQDRDSPPDPPRTEPYKTHLAYVRERRSDADGEAILAEALAKLRGEI